A portion of the Bacillus sp. es.034 genome contains these proteins:
- a CDS encoding metalloregulator ArsR/SmtB family transcription factor: MIIQTIHSLSVPTRLTILELLREGELTSSEIASHFSISAPAISQHLKVLVDSGLVDVRKEGTKRIYRIRREGFSELREFINQFWDDSLLRLKEAAEEEERKKNGE; encoded by the coding sequence ATGATCATTCAAACGATACATTCATTGTCGGTACCGACACGTCTTACCATTTTAGAGCTTTTACGGGAAGGAGAACTGACATCATCAGAGATTGCATCACATTTCAGCATATCCGCACCAGCCATTTCCCAACACTTAAAAGTACTTGTGGATTCAGGATTAGTGGATGTCCGTAAAGAGGGCACGAAACGTATTTACAGAATAAGAAGGGAAGGTTTCAGTGAACTAAGGGAATTCATAAACCAATTTTGGGATGACAGCCTGCTGCGTTTAAAGGAAGCGGCTGAAGAGGAGGAAAGGAAAAAGAATGGTGAATGA
- a CDS encoding DUF6526 family protein has protein sequence MKQQNYENHSKVDPVFHVGIGLSALVTLILTVTFFVKNVGDETLLSFIILLVVITLILVGVRLRTYALQVQDRVIRTEEQFRYYRLTGNDLDGRLSLKQIIALRFAPDEEFPGLVERTLAENLTPNDIKKAVQNWRADHHRV, from the coding sequence ATGAAACAGCAAAACTATGAAAATCACAGCAAGGTCGATCCGGTGTTTCATGTAGGGATCGGACTGTCAGCCCTTGTTACCCTTATTTTGACGGTTACGTTTTTCGTAAAGAATGTCGGGGATGAAACGCTGCTTAGCTTCATCATCCTTCTAGTCGTGATCACGTTGATCCTGGTTGGGGTGAGACTCCGGACGTATGCCCTTCAAGTTCAGGACCGGGTCATCCGTACGGAAGAACAGTTCCGTTACTACCGTCTCACAGGTAATGACCTTGATGGCCGACTATCCCTGAAGCAGATCATCGCACTCAGGTTTGCTCCGGATGAAGAATTCCCGGGATTGGTCGAACGGACACTGGCTGAAAACTTAACACCCAATGACATTAAGAAAGCTGTGCAGAATTGGCGTGCAGATCATCATCGTGTATAA
- a CDS encoding SRPBCC family protein: MTIHEELTFKATPDQMYKALTDSSQFSELTGGAPTDIQAEDGGSFSLFGGMITGRNIELVPGVRVVQAWRAGNWDEGVYSLVKFEWNQQGSGTQLVFDHVGFPEGQGEHLTAGWHENYWKNLKKFFGEE, from the coding sequence ATGACCATTCATGAAGAACTGACATTCAAGGCAACACCAGATCAAATGTATAAAGCATTGACAGATTCCTCACAATTCAGCGAGCTGACGGGAGGTGCCCCAACAGACATTCAAGCAGAAGATGGAGGATCATTTTCCCTATTCGGAGGAATGATTACAGGAAGGAACATTGAACTTGTCCCTGGAGTAAGAGTGGTTCAGGCCTGGCGTGCCGGAAATTGGGACGAAGGTGTATATTCATTGGTGAAATTTGAATGGAATCAGCAAGGGAGTGGCACTCAATTAGTGTTCGATCATGTTGGATTTCCGGAAGGACAAGGAGAGCACTTAACAGCCGGATGGCATGAAAACTATTGGAAGAACCTGAAGAAATTCTTTGGGGAAGAGTGA
- a CDS encoding SRPBCC family protein, producing the protein MVNEPLRKEIFIECSQETLFSFFIDPDKMVRWIGRHILLEPRISGKYRIDIDGSNIALGEYKEIIRNEKIVMTWGWEGSDIMPPGSSSVEFLLIPQNNGTLLKLIHHDIPEEKRSSNNDGWTHYMDRLKRLSQGESIGEDPWSKNKQKKEQS; encoded by the coding sequence ATGGTGAATGAACCGTTACGTAAAGAAATTTTTATTGAATGCAGTCAGGAGACATTATTTTCTTTTTTTATCGATCCTGACAAGATGGTTCGGTGGATAGGAAGACACATTCTACTCGAACCAAGAATCTCAGGTAAATACCGTATCGATATTGATGGAAGTAACATCGCCTTGGGAGAGTATAAAGAAATTATTCGTAACGAGAAAATTGTTATGACGTGGGGGTGGGAAGGATCTGACATCATGCCTCCCGGTTCAAGTTCCGTCGAATTCCTGCTCATACCCCAAAATAACGGGACACTGCTTAAATTAATCCATCATGATATACCTGAAGAAAAAAGATCGTCCAACAATGATGGTTGGACTCATTACATGGACCGATTGAAACGCCTGTCTCAAGGAGAATCCATCGGAGAAGATCCTTGGTCAAAAAACAAGCAAAAAAAGGAGCAATCATAA
- a CDS encoding sterol desaturase family protein, whose translation MKKNRLYRDFFLHFDILVMVGIFLLVLGFLFTMELSLFSLLFFAVGIVTYMFSEYLTHRFLFHIKSPKNPFLLNLIKRLHYDHHKKPNDLKLLFLPVWYSAPNLFVLCLLFYFLTGSMSFTLAFTTGILFMFFVYEWKHYVAHRPMKPKTRFGRWLKKTHILHHYKNENYWYGVSTPFVDVLFGTYKEGNDVEMSETAKDLEKRA comes from the coding sequence ATGAAAAAGAATCGATTGTATCGGGATTTCTTTTTACACTTTGATATTTTAGTCATGGTGGGCATATTTCTCTTGGTACTCGGATTTTTGTTCACGATGGAGCTTTCCCTATTCAGCTTGTTATTTTTTGCCGTCGGGATTGTCACTTACATGTTCAGCGAATACCTCACCCACCGCTTCCTCTTTCACATCAAGTCACCGAAGAACCCTTTTTTACTGAATTTAATCAAGCGCCTGCACTATGATCACCATAAGAAGCCGAATGACTTGAAGCTCCTCTTTCTACCGGTCTGGTACAGCGCCCCCAACCTCTTTGTCCTGTGTCTGTTGTTTTATTTCCTGACCGGATCAATGTCATTCACCCTTGCCTTCACCACCGGGATCCTCTTCATGTTCTTTGTATACGAATGGAAGCACTACGTCGCTCACCGTCCCATGAAGCCAAAGACGCGGTTCGGCCGCTGGCTCAAAAAGACGCATATCCTCCACCATTATAAGAATGAGAACTATTGGTACGGGGTCTCTACCCCATTTGTCGATGTGTTGTTTGGAACCTACAAAGAAGGAAACGACGTGGAGATGAGTGAGACGGCAAAGGATTTGGAAAAGAGGGCATGA
- a CDS encoding GntR family transcriptional regulator, with the protein MKERSSDIIARDLTRSILGGELKIQEPLQSERDLAVHYKVGRPTIREALQKLERDGWIRSRKGMPAVVNDYWKQGNLMTIVTILQHEEEIPDEFIVYMLELRVSITPAYFRDAMEYNKLKVISLFASFEDMNDTAETYAEFDWHIQHRVAMLSPNPIYLLILNSFKDVYIRMAEKYFSDSTHRTASRDYYDTLLKWILDGDFQQAEQTVRDMMETSIRLWKQKMDGGKEG; encoded by the coding sequence ATGAAAGAACGTTCTTCCGATATCATCGCCCGTGACCTTACCCGTTCCATACTGGGCGGCGAACTGAAGATTCAGGAACCCCTACAATCAGAAAGAGATCTCGCTGTTCATTACAAAGTGGGGCGCCCTACCATTCGGGAAGCCCTGCAGAAATTGGAACGGGACGGCTGGATCCGGAGCCGGAAAGGAATGCCCGCAGTCGTGAATGATTACTGGAAGCAGGGGAACTTGATGACGATCGTCACGATCCTTCAGCACGAAGAAGAAATCCCCGATGAATTCATCGTTTATATGCTTGAGCTGCGTGTCTCCATTACTCCTGCATATTTCAGGGACGCTATGGAGTACAACAAGCTGAAGGTCATTTCCCTCTTCGCCTCGTTTGAAGATATGAATGACACAGCTGAAACGTATGCTGAATTTGACTGGCATATCCAACATCGGGTGGCCATGCTGTCACCCAATCCGATTTATCTTTTGATTCTGAACAGTTTTAAGGATGTGTATATCAGGATGGCGGAAAAATATTTCAGCGATTCAACCCATCGTACCGCTTCACGGGATTATTACGATACACTTCTAAAATGGATATTGGATGGGGATTTTCAACAAGCCGAACAAACCGTCCGGGACATGATGGAAACGAGCATACGCCTATGGAAACAAAAAATGGATGGAGGCAAGGAAGGATGA
- a CDS encoding MarR family transcriptional regulator, producing the protein MDKRLIEAVELFEDVMVFGTDRVLKNVKADVWQEYSPEQIQVLKLVNKNGPLAGGVIAELQGVHKSAISNRLKRLEEKGLIEIVKAEGDQRSKLVCLTEDGQKVVTESDQAVYAYIEDLFADHVKDEELDQFLTMFRKIRSILKLEGEKG; encoded by the coding sequence TTGGATAAGCGGTTAATTGAAGCAGTCGAGCTGTTCGAGGACGTGATGGTGTTCGGGACAGATCGGGTGCTGAAGAATGTAAAGGCTGATGTGTGGCAGGAATATTCTCCTGAACAGATTCAGGTGCTGAAGCTTGTGAATAAGAACGGTCCGCTTGCAGGGGGTGTGATCGCCGAGCTCCAGGGGGTTCATAAGAGTGCGATTTCGAACCGGTTGAAGAGGCTTGAAGAGAAAGGGCTCATCGAAATCGTGAAGGCGGAAGGAGATCAGCGGAGCAAGCTTGTATGCCTCACGGAGGATGGTCAGAAGGTCGTAACCGAGTCCGATCAAGCGGTTTATGCCTATATCGAAGACTTGTTCGCCGATCACGTGAAGGACGAGGAGCTGGATCAATTCCTGACCATGTTCAGGAAAATCAGATCGATTTTGAAATTGGAGGGTGAAAAAGGATGA
- a CDS encoding MMPL family transporter has product MKSIIKFKWPVTIGLLIITVLLFMISPNLSKQAEDAGTFQLPEDAASKKAMEMLNDAGAGEETISLVYSLDEKLTDSAKKDIASNVDELKELGDPVSSVLDPFESEELEAQLVSKDKKTVLVPITVDGTQEEVVELADSIKSDILKGESSVYLTGEAIINNDVNLSAQEGLKRTEIITVVLIFALLLAVFRSIVTPLIPLVAVGITYLLSQSIVAFFIDWFGFPVSNYTQIFLVAILFGIGTDYCILLLSRFKEELGAGQPINEAIIRTYKTAGRTLYISGLAVFIGFFAIGFADFPIFKSAVAVAVGIAVLLLVLSTVMPFFMATLKEKLFWPSKKSVSHNDSKLWAWMGKLSVNRPLLSMAVVAVITVPLLFTYDDALSFNTVDEIGDSYDSVKGLQAIEDGFGQGDSLPVQVLLSSDEKLVTEDTVPYVEKLSRELAKVDGVKSVRSITRPAGEAIEEFNADYQLGKIAEGVNGAADGLDQAVKGLSQQAAMAGQGQSPQPGAPNPLDGLNQITGGLNQAGDQLQGMSDSETIRDTGLYLPPGTLDNKEFAQVIDRYSFGEEKGMKLEVILSDNPYSPEAIDTVDRINETTERVIKDTPLEDTEVAIGGVSSINRDLSDISTSDFTQTVTIMLISLFVVLAILFRSFIMPLYMIGSLLLTYFTSVAVAEWIFVEGLGYDGISWAVPFFGFVMLVALGVDYSIFLMDRFREEASEGMTVTDAIKASMAKMGTVIITAAIILAGTFGAMVPSGVLSLVQIATIVITGLLLYGLIVLPLLIPAMTVSFGNGVWWPFRPKKEK; this is encoded by the coding sequence ATGAAATCCATCATCAAATTCAAGTGGCCGGTTACAATCGGCCTTCTTATAATAACGGTTTTATTGTTTATGATTTCGCCCAACCTGTCGAAGCAGGCAGAAGATGCCGGGACGTTCCAACTCCCTGAAGATGCTGCGTCAAAGAAAGCGATGGAAATGCTGAATGACGCCGGGGCAGGGGAAGAAACGATATCCCTTGTGTATTCACTGGACGAAAAATTGACGGACTCCGCAAAGAAAGACATTGCGTCAAATGTAGATGAACTGAAAGAGCTTGGGGACCCGGTCAGTTCGGTCCTCGATCCGTTTGAAAGCGAGGAACTGGAAGCCCAGCTCGTCTCAAAAGACAAAAAGACCGTCCTTGTTCCGATCACCGTTGACGGAACACAGGAGGAAGTGGTGGAGCTTGCTGATTCCATTAAATCAGACATCCTGAAAGGCGAGTCCTCCGTTTACCTGACGGGGGAAGCCATCATCAATAATGATGTCAACCTGAGCGCGCAGGAAGGATTGAAACGGACGGAAATCATTACGGTCGTGCTGATTTTTGCTCTTTTATTAGCCGTATTCCGTTCAATTGTGACCCCGTTGATTCCATTAGTGGCTGTTGGAATCACCTATTTACTCAGTCAATCGATCGTTGCATTTTTCATTGATTGGTTTGGATTTCCCGTTTCGAACTATACGCAGATTTTCCTTGTTGCCATCCTGTTCGGGATCGGGACGGATTACTGCATCCTGTTATTGAGTCGGTTCAAAGAGGAATTGGGGGCAGGGCAGCCTATCAATGAAGCGATCATCCGTACGTATAAGACAGCAGGACGCACGCTTTACATAAGCGGGCTCGCCGTCTTCATCGGATTCTTCGCTATCGGGTTTGCCGACTTCCCGATCTTTAAATCAGCCGTAGCCGTGGCAGTCGGAATTGCCGTTCTGTTACTGGTATTGAGCACGGTCATGCCGTTCTTCATGGCCACCTTGAAGGAAAAATTGTTCTGGCCATCGAAGAAATCCGTTTCTCACAATGACAGTAAGTTATGGGCTTGGATGGGCAAGCTTTCCGTCAATCGTCCATTGTTGTCCATGGCAGTGGTGGCGGTCATCACGGTTCCACTTTTATTCACATACGACGATGCCCTGTCCTTCAACACGGTGGATGAAATCGGGGACAGCTATGATTCGGTCAAAGGTCTGCAGGCGATTGAAGACGGATTCGGTCAAGGGGATTCCCTGCCGGTCCAGGTTCTGCTTTCAAGCGATGAAAAGCTTGTGACCGAGGATACCGTTCCTTATGTAGAAAAGCTGAGTCGTGAGCTTGCGAAAGTCGACGGGGTGAAGAGTGTACGTTCCATCACACGTCCTGCCGGCGAGGCAATCGAAGAATTCAATGCGGATTATCAGCTTGGAAAAATCGCTGAAGGTGTGAACGGAGCGGCTGATGGTCTCGATCAGGCCGTAAAAGGACTCAGCCAGCAGGCAGCCATGGCCGGTCAGGGGCAGTCTCCGCAACCAGGTGCACCGAATCCGCTGGACGGTCTGAATCAGATCACAGGCGGACTAAATCAGGCCGGAGATCAGCTTCAAGGGATGAGTGACAGCGAGACCATCCGTGATACCGGGTTATACTTACCACCGGGTACATTGGACAATAAAGAATTTGCCCAGGTGATCGACCGGTATTCTTTTGGAGAAGAAAAAGGGATGAAGCTTGAAGTCATCCTGTCCGATAATCCGTATTCACCGGAAGCCATCGACACCGTGGACCGGATCAATGAAACGACGGAACGGGTCATCAAAGATACACCTCTTGAAGATACCGAGGTTGCCATCGGAGGAGTCTCAAGCATCAACCGTGACCTTAGCGATATTTCAACGAGTGACTTCACCCAGACGGTGACGATCATGCTTATCAGTTTGTTTGTGGTCCTGGCGATCCTGTTCCGTTCCTTCATCATGCCGCTCTACATGATCGGATCTCTGCTTCTGACGTACTTCACGTCTGTTGCCGTAGCCGAGTGGATTTTCGTGGAGGGGCTTGGATATGACGGTATCAGTTGGGCCGTTCCGTTCTTCGGATTCGTCATGCTTGTGGCCCTTGGAGTCGACTATTCGATTTTCCTCATGGACCGTTTCCGTGAAGAGGCATCAGAAGGCATGACGGTGACCGATGCCATCAAAGCATCGATGGCGAAGATGGGAACCGTCATCATCACGGCAGCGATCATCCTCGCAGGTACATTCGGTGCCATGGTACCGTCCGGGGTACTCAGTCTCGTGCAGATCGCGACCATCGTCATCACCGGACTGCTTCTGTATGGACTGATCGTCCTGCCACTATTGATACCTGCCATGACTGTGTCATTCGGCAATGGAGTGTGGTGGCCGTTCCGACCGAAGAAGGAAAAGTAG
- a CDS encoding ABC transporter ATP-binding protein yields MPNEIMVDVKDLVKRYGSFTAVKGVRFQVEKGEIFGLLGPNGAGKTTTIEMLVGLRKPDAGTASLAGFDVKKDVNKVKEVIGVQLQSTSLFELLKVEEILHLYASFYPKNVDIDQLIEDMLLTEKRKDRIKGLSGGQKQRLAIALALIHDPNIVFLDEPTTGLDPQARRTLWDIVLRLKERGKTVILSTHYMDEAHVLCDRIGIMDQGELIALDTPGNLVKTLQSTSTIEFHLDNPPEQVWFMQMDGVEEVAIKDSLVQLYTDELQRALTSLITLSTEHDLKIEDLQTRQATLEDVFIHMTGRRLRES; encoded by the coding sequence ATGCCGAACGAAATCATGGTGGATGTAAAAGATTTAGTGAAAAGATATGGTTCCTTTACGGCGGTGAAGGGAGTCCGCTTTCAGGTGGAGAAGGGAGAAATCTTCGGATTGCTCGGGCCGAACGGGGCCGGGAAGACGACGACGATCGAGATGCTCGTGGGACTCCGGAAACCGGACGCGGGGACGGCTAGCTTAGCCGGATTTGACGTGAAGAAAGATGTGAATAAAGTGAAGGAAGTAATCGGGGTTCAGCTTCAGTCGACCTCGCTGTTTGAATTGCTCAAGGTGGAGGAAATCCTTCATCTGTATGCGAGCTTTTATCCGAAGAATGTGGACATCGATCAATTGATTGAGGATATGCTGCTGACGGAGAAGCGCAAGGACCGGATCAAGGGACTGTCAGGCGGGCAGAAGCAGCGTCTGGCGATTGCCCTGGCACTGATTCATGATCCGAATATTGTGTTCCTCGATGAACCGACGACGGGACTGGATCCCCAGGCAAGAAGGACGCTGTGGGATATTGTCCTGCGACTTAAGGAGCGGGGGAAGACGGTCATCCTGTCGACTCACTATATGGATGAAGCCCATGTGCTTTGCGACCGGATCGGCATCATGGACCAGGGGGAGCTGATCGCCCTTGATACACCCGGAAATCTCGTAAAAACGTTACAGTCGACAAGCACGATTGAATTCCATCTGGACAATCCTCCTGAGCAAGTTTGGTTCATGCAGATGGATGGAGTGGAAGAAGTCGCCATCAAGGATTCATTGGTCCAGCTTTACACCGATGAACTGCAAAGGGCGTTGACGTCCCTGATTACCTTATCGACCGAGCATGATTTGAAAATCGAGGACCTCCAGACGCGTCAGGCGACACTCGAGGATGTCTTCATTCATATGACAGGAAGGAGGCTGCGGGAATCATGA
- a CDS encoding ABC transporter permease → MRAYWQLTLAQLRIFARNKQVLFFTLLFPVILMVALGSFAGGGNSVSLTVGMIDSDQTDASKDLKNLFNKNEGIETATFDNVKAGKKAVKNGDIQLLIEIPKGYGENVKDSDEAFSIPVYYNEKNLTTAELGLTVVNGIIDQYSKDLVDYKPVVTVEKVGIEALNIRYVDFLVPGIVAMMIMSNNMNGVAGQISAWRERGILRRMQGTRLKASTFIAAQITARLMLNGTQALLVVLIADLIFDINVAGSWLAMIFFIILGTLAFMSLGFIIAGMAKNPESAGPIAGFVTFPMLFLGGVFFPINNMPDIIQPIVKVLPIAHLSSALRETMNLGTPFLELGTETLILGAWLVGGFALASYVFKWE, encoded by the coding sequence ATGAGAGCATATTGGCAGCTGACTCTGGCACAATTACGGATTTTTGCCCGAAACAAACAAGTATTATTCTTCACCCTTCTCTTCCCGGTCATCCTGATGGTGGCCCTCGGTTCATTCGCAGGCGGAGGGAACTCGGTTTCCCTGACGGTGGGGATGATCGACAGTGATCAAACCGATGCATCAAAGGATTTAAAGAACTTATTCAATAAAAATGAGGGAATTGAAACAGCTACATTCGATAACGTCAAAGCGGGAAAAAAAGCCGTGAAAAACGGTGATATCCAGCTTCTCATCGAAATCCCGAAAGGATACGGGGAAAACGTGAAGGACAGTGACGAAGCGTTCTCAATTCCCGTTTACTATAACGAGAAGAACCTGACAACCGCTGAACTTGGACTAACGGTAGTGAACGGAATCATTGATCAATACAGCAAGGACCTTGTCGACTACAAGCCTGTCGTGACGGTCGAAAAAGTCGGGATCGAAGCACTGAACATACGCTATGTCGATTTCCTCGTACCAGGCATTGTTGCCATGATGATCATGAGCAACAATATGAACGGGGTGGCGGGACAAATCTCTGCCTGGCGCGAACGGGGCATCCTCCGACGCATGCAGGGGACGAGGCTGAAGGCGTCCACCTTCATTGCCGCACAGATCACGGCACGTCTCATGCTGAACGGGACCCAGGCACTCCTTGTCGTACTGATTGCCGATCTCATTTTTGACATTAACGTGGCAGGCTCGTGGCTTGCGATGATTTTCTTCATCATCCTTGGGACCCTGGCGTTCATGTCCCTCGGCTTCATCATTGCGGGTATGGCGAAGAATCCGGAAAGTGCGGGACCAATCGCGGGCTTCGTGACGTTTCCGATGCTGTTTCTAGGCGGTGTGTTCTTCCCGATCAACAATATGCCGGACATCATCCAGCCTATCGTGAAGGTGCTGCCGATCGCTCACCTCAGTTCCGCACTGCGGGAGACGATGAATCTCGGGACACCATTTCTGGAGCTTGGGACGGAGACCTTGATCCTTGGAGCGTGGCTCGTTGGCGGGTTTGCTCTGGCTAGTTATGTGTTTAAGTGGGAATAG
- a CDS encoding malate:quinone oxidoreductase, protein MSSLQKKTDVILIGAGVMSATLGVILKELAPEWEITVFEKLAKPGEESSNEWNNAGTGHSALCELNYTSEKPDGSIDITKAIKVNEQFQLSRQFWSYLVNRNLIGQPQEFIMPIPHMSMVQGEENVEFLKKRLEALSASPLFEGMEFSDDPDKLMEWIPLIMDGRESDEPIAATKIDSGTDVNFGALTRKLFDHLNDKGVEINYNHSVEDIKRKSDGSWEVKVHDMDGIKMEYHTAKFVFIGGGGGSLPLLQKTGIPESKQIGGFPVSGLFMVCNNPEVIEKHHGKVYGKAKVGAPPMSVPHLDTRYIDNKKSLLFGPFAGFSPKFLKTGSNMDLITSVKPNNLFTMLAAGVKEMGLTKYLIQQVLLSNEKRMEELREFIPNAKSEDWDIVVAGQRVQVIKDTEAGKGTLQFGTEVVSAADGSVAALLGASPGASTAVHVMLEVLDKCFPQHMKEWEPKIKEMIPSYGVALGENPELFREIHTSTAKALGLRDKEVAYS, encoded by the coding sequence ATGAGCAGCTTACAGAAGAAAACAGATGTTATCTTAATTGGTGCTGGTGTCATGAGTGCGACTTTAGGGGTGATCCTGAAAGAGTTGGCGCCGGAATGGGAAATCACAGTGTTTGAAAAGCTCGCGAAGCCTGGGGAAGAAAGCTCAAACGAATGGAATAATGCCGGAACCGGACATTCTGCACTATGCGAGCTCAACTATACATCCGAAAAGCCTGATGGATCTATAGACATTACGAAAGCAATCAAAGTTAATGAACAGTTCCAACTTTCAAGACAATTCTGGTCTTATCTCGTCAACCGCAATCTCATTGGTCAACCACAGGAATTCATCATGCCGATCCCGCATATGAGCATGGTTCAAGGTGAAGAAAATGTGGAGTTTCTGAAAAAGCGTTTGGAAGCGCTGTCAGCTAGTCCGTTGTTTGAAGGCATGGAATTCTCCGATGATCCGGATAAATTAATGGAATGGATTCCGCTGATCATGGATGGCCGTGAATCGGATGAACCGATTGCAGCGACGAAGATTGATTCTGGGACGGACGTCAACTTCGGGGCATTGACCCGCAAATTGTTCGACCATTTGAATGATAAAGGCGTAGAGATCAACTACAACCACAGTGTGGAAGATATCAAACGCAAATCCGACGGTTCATGGGAAGTAAAGGTCCATGATATGGACGGAATCAAAATGGAATATCATACGGCGAAGTTCGTCTTCATCGGCGGCGGTGGCGGAAGTCTTCCGTTACTTCAGAAAACTGGCATCCCTGAGTCGAAGCAGATCGGCGGATTCCCGGTATCGGGACTCTTCATGGTGTGTAATAACCCTGAAGTCATCGAAAAACATCACGGGAAAGTGTACGGAAAAGCCAAGGTTGGAGCTCCTCCGATGTCGGTTCCGCATCTTGACACCCGTTACATCGATAACAAGAAATCCCTTCTGTTCGGACCATTTGCCGGATTCTCACCAAAGTTCCTGAAGACGGGATCGAATATGGACTTGATCACATCAGTCAAACCGAATAACCTTTTCACCATGCTTGCTGCAGGCGTAAAGGAAATGGGATTGACCAAGTATCTGATCCAGCAGGTTCTCCTGTCGAATGAAAAACGCATGGAAGAATTACGCGAATTCATCCCGAACGCCAAGAGCGAAGACTGGGACATCGTCGTAGCCGGCCAGCGTGTGCAGGTCATCAAGGACACCGAGGCAGGCAAAGGAACCCTCCAGTTCGGTACGGAAGTGGTCAGCGCTGCAGATGGATCCGTCGCTGCATTGCTGGGTGCTTCACCAGGTGCCTCTACAGCGGTTCACGTCATGCTTGAAGTATTGGATAAATGCTTCCCGCAGCACATGAAAGAGTGGGAGCCGAAGATCAAGGAAATGATCCCATCCTATGGAGTGGCTTTAGGAGAGAATCCTGAACTATTCAGGGAAATTCATACGTCGACTGCGAAGGCGTTGGGTTTGAGGGATAAAGAGGTAGCGTATAGTTAA